CGCGAAGCTGGTCCGAGAGCGTCTCCGTCAGCAACAGCCCGACCACGCAATTCAGTTCGTCGACTTCGCCGATCGCAGCAATCCGCGGATGCGTTTTCGGTACGCGCGAACCATCGCCGAGACCAGTGGTGCCACCGTCGCCGGTTTTCGTTGTAATCTTGGAGAGTCGATGGCCCATAGCTCAACTGCTGCTGGCGCGCCAATGGATGTAAAACAACCCGGTAGTGTAGAAGATGCTCCCGTGCTGCGGACCGCCAGCGGGAGCGTGGTAACCCTTACCCTGAACCGGCCGGCGCAATACAACGCCCTCTCATCGGACATGCTTGCAGCCCTGCAGCAAGCCCTCGAATCAGCCTCGCGCGATCCGGCGTGCTCAGTGCTGGTGCTTGCCGCCAGCGGGAAGGCGTTTTGCGCCGGCCACGATTTGCGCGAGATGCGCGCCAACCCCGCCGAAAGCTGGCAGAACGAACTGTTCAACCGTTGCTCGCGGCTGATGCTGACCATTGCTGAGCTGCAGCAGCCAGTGATTGCTGCCGTGCAGGGCGTTGCAACCGCTGCAGGCTGTCAGCTGGTCGCCTCCTGCGACCTCGCCGTAGCCGCCCGTTCGGCGCGGTTCGCCACCAGCGGCATCAACTTGGGATTGTTCTGTTCGACGCCCGCCGTTGCGCTCAGCCGAAGCCTGGCGCCGAAGCACGCAGCGGAAATGCTGCTGACCGGTGAGTTTGTTGACGCTGAGCAGGCTGCCGCGTGGGGACTGGTCAACCGCTGCGTAGACGATAATTGCCTTATGCAAGAAGTACAGAGCTTGGCTGATCAGTTGGCATCGAAGTCCCGCTACGCGCTGGCGTCCGGAAAACGGTTGCTGCGGCAACTACGGCAAGGGCAGGGGTATCCGCTTGATGCAGCTTACCAATTGGCCGCGGGCAACATGGCGAGCGACATGCAGTCGGGCGATGCCCAGGCGGGCATTGACGCTTTCATCGCCAAGCGGCCAATGCCGGCCTGGAGCGGCCGATGAGCATCATCGACCGCAACGTGCCGCCACCGCAGGAGG
This is a stretch of genomic DNA from Casimicrobium huifangae. It encodes these proteins:
- a CDS encoding enoyl-CoA hydratase — protein: MDVKQPGSVEDAPVLRTASGSVVTLTLNRPAQYNALSSDMLAALQQALESASRDPACSVLVLAASGKAFCAGHDLREMRANPAESWQNELFNRCSRLMLTIAELQQPVIAAVQGVATAAGCQLVASCDLAVAARSARFATSGINLGLFCSTPAVALSRSLAPKHAAEMLLTGEFVDAEQAAAWGLVNRCVDDNCLMQEVQSLADQLASKSRYALASGKRLLRQLRQGQGYPLDAAYQLAAGNMASDMQSGDAQAGIDAFIAKRPMPAWSGR